A single window of Hyla sarda isolate aHylSar1 chromosome 2, aHylSar1.hap1, whole genome shotgun sequence DNA harbors:
- the LOC130358149 gene encoding protein ZAR1-like 1.S — protein MAGVMYSQYPPFLNYGPPYRQQPPYYKPKVPYWKPPYKGVPGPMKPTLPFDCLDNYRWAQLKALLSQLGPEFGLSRFYTKEVGVQVNPRVDASVQCSLGPRTLRSRKGGPFLCRAVPGQHAGLSIVTPVRFPRTVAVYSRLSDRRLFTLPPSQSTGGRDVGVQQEDEADDGDIRAKRPTFQFLEQKYGFFHCRDCQVRWESAYVWCVSGTNKVYFKQYCHKCLKGCNPYYVESIECPTCMKAWCSCPERRHIDLKRPHCQELCGRCKGQRLSCDKTYSFKYIV, from the exons ATGGCTGGAGTCATGTACTCGCAGTATCCTCCCTTCCTGAACTATGGGCCGCCATACAGACAGCAGCCCCCATACTACAAGCCCAAGGTGCCCTACTGGAAGCCTCCCTACAAGGGGGTCCCGGGGCCCATGAAGCCCACCCTTCCCTTTGACTGTCTGGATAACTACCGGTGGGCTCAGCTGAAGGCCTTGCTCAGCCAGCTGGGCCCGGAGTTCGGTTTGAGTCGGTTTTATACCAAAGAAGTGGGGGTCCAGGTGAACCCCAGGGTGGATGCCTCTGTTCAGTGTTCGCTGGGGCCCCGCACACTGAGGAGCCGTAAGGGAGGGCCCTTCCTGTGCCGAGCCGTGCCAGGGCAGCATGCTGGACTGAGCATTGTCACTCCGGTCCGCTTCCCCCGCACTGTAGCTGTATACTCCAGACTGTCCGATCGGAGGCTGTTCACACTGCCACCTTCCCAGAGCACTGGGGGCAGAGATGTGGGGGTGCAACAGGAGGACGAGGCCGACGATGGGGACATCAGGGCAAAGAGACCCACGTTCCAG TTCCTGGAGCAGAAGTATGGCTTCTTCCACTGTCGGGACTGCCAGGTTCGGTGGGAGAGCGCATATGTGTGGTGCGTATCTGGAACTAATAAG GTTTACTTCAAGCAGTACTGCCACAAATGTCTGAAGGGCTGCAACCCATACTACGTGGAGTCCATCGAGTGCCCG ACCTGCATGAAGGCGTGGTGCTCGTGCCCGGAGCGGCGACACATTGACCTGAAGCGCCCCCACTGCCAGGAGCTGTGCGGCCGCTGTAAGGGGCAGAGGCTGTCCTGTGACAAGACGTACAGCTTCAAGTACATTGTGTGA